The following are from one region of the Paramagnetospirillum magnetotacticum MS-1 genome:
- a CDS encoding PAS domain-containing protein, protein MAIDRSLSNVERTFQWDDVIVSKTDLTGKITYANDVFLGISGYTEEELLGAPHSILRHPAMPRCVFKFLWDRIALGHEVFAYVINRAKNGDHYWVFAHVTPCYDQTGKMVGYHSNRRVPKPEAIATVKPLYETLLGIENSAADRKQGVEQSFAALVKTIGDLGFDSYDRLVMTISR, encoded by the coding sequence ATGGCCATCGACCGATCGCTCTCCAACGTGGAGCGAACCTTTCAGTGGGATGACGTCATCGTCTCCAAGACTGATCTGACGGGAAAGATCACCTACGCCAACGACGTGTTCCTGGGGATCAGCGGCTATACCGAGGAAGAACTGCTGGGCGCGCCGCATTCCATCTTACGCCATCCGGCCATGCCGCGCTGCGTCTTCAAGTTTCTGTGGGACCGCATCGCCCTGGGCCACGAGGTCTTCGCCTATGTGATCAACCGGGCCAAGAACGGCGATCATTATTGGGTCTTCGCCCATGTGACGCCCTGCTACGATCAGACCGGCAAGATGGTGGGCTATCATTCCAACCGCCGCGTCCCCAAGCCCGAGGCCATCGCCACCGTCAAGCCGCTCTACGAGACCCTGCTGGGAATCGAAAACAGCGCTGCTGACCGCAAGCAGGGCGTGGAACAGAGCTTCGCCGCCCTGGTCAAGACCATCGGTGATCTCGGATTCGACAGCTATGACCGTCTGGTCATGACCATCAGCCGGTAG